The Vidua chalybeata isolate OUT-0048 chromosome 6, bVidCha1 merged haplotype, whole genome shotgun sequence genome has a segment encoding these proteins:
- the LOC128789909 gene encoding interferon-induced transmembrane protein 5-like encodes MDTSYPREERPPPKRGPPPAAPAPRDHLVWAIFNTLYMNFCCLGFVALAFAVKARDRKVSGDVEAARHFSSKARCYNALATAGSVVLPLLLGALIVTGVIHLSKLAQESAGFFTYQFSGSDDEDQ; translated from the exons ATGGACACCTCGTACCCGCGGGAGGAGCGGCCGCCCCCCAAGCGGGGGCCGCCCCCGGCCGCCCCTGCGCCCCGCGATCACCTGGTCTGGGCCATCTTCAACACCCTCTACATGAACTTCTGCTGCCTGGGCTTCGTGGCGCTCGCCTTCGCCGTCAAG GCTCGGGACCGGAAAGTATCCGGGGACGTGGAAGCTGCTCGGCACTTCAGCTCCAAGGCACGGTGCTACAACGCCCTGGCCACAGCGGGCAGCGTGGTGCTGCCACTCCTGCTCGGTGCCCTCATTGTCACCGGTGTCATCCACCTCTCCAAGCTGGCCCAGGAGTCTGCTGGCTTCTTCACCTACCAGTTCAGTGGGAGCGACGACGAGGACCAGTGA
- the PGGHG gene encoding protein-glucosylgalactosylhydroxylysine glucosidase, with protein sequence MADGEGDPGVFTATALPGDPRLLPTVTNAFLGTRVFRDILHAAGVYSGAAGDTHRADVPSPLGLRMAAPGARSPAESFTLNTWTGTFSHMIQTPGYTATHQLYAHHSLVHLMAFSITIQRLDGSTHPITIQLQSLFLPQSQDLHLIPGPDFQGAHYIYGQTLVPEVEGGPRPTVHMLWTPIPQSLTLGGEERERCWQFLTAVAGSEEEAKRSYGAGLSLVAAGSLHRSHVRAWAALRRGCSVELDGPLALRQALHGCLYYLLSAIPPRDSPGVPFHGISPGGLSNGTRGEDYWGHVFWDQDTWMFPNILLLYPEAARAILQYRIRTLEGAKRNAREQGYEGAKFPWESAATGREVCPEEIYGAQEIHVTGDVLMAFEQYYCTTQDQKLFREDGGWELVEAVARYWCSRMVWNEEEQLYHIRGVMPPDEYHSQVDNSAYTNAVAQRSLNFATDLARDLLLLVPEEWEDCARKIKVPFDEERKYHPEYDGYSPGEPVKQADVVLLGFPLMHPMSAEVRRNDLEMYEPVTDPAGPAMTWSMFAVGWLELKELQRAQSQLKKCFSNITEPFKVWVENSDGSGAVNFLTGMGGFLQVVLFGFTGFRITRSGLLFDPAFPDDITKLEVSSVSYLGNKLEVTITREKIRMEVTETSQDPPASPLEAVLESGQRFPLWEGQSVSFPTAPGWIQRSPSRTP encoded by the exons ATGGCCGATGGCGAGGGCGACCCCGGCGTGTTCACGGCCACGGCCCTGCCCGGGGACCCGCGGCTGCTGCCCACGGTGACCAACGCCTTCCTGGGCACCCGCGTGTTCCGGGACATCCTGCACGCCGCCGGCGTGTACAGCGGGGCCGCGGGGGACACGCACCGTGCCGATGTCCCCAGCCCGCTGGGGCTGCGCATGGCAGCGCCCGGCGCCCGCAGCCCGGCCGAGAGCTTCACCCTCAACACCTGGACAG GGACCTTCAGCCATATGATTCAGACCCCTGGCTACACGGCCACCCACCAGCTCTACGCCCACCACTCCCTGGTGCACCTGATGGCCTTCAGCATCACCATCCAGCGCTTGGATGGCTCCACACATCCCATCACCATCCAGCTCCAGAGCCTGTTCCTGCCACAGAGCCAGGACCTGCACTTGATCCCAGGCCCAGACTTCCAGGGAGCGCA CTACATCTACGGGCAGACGCTGGTTCCCGAGGTGGAGGGGGGCCCCCGTCCCACTGTCCACATGCTGTGGACCCCCATCCCACAGTCGCTGACACTGGGCGGGGAGGAGCGGGAGCGGTGCTGGCAGTTCCTGACGGCCGTGGCCGGGAGCGAGGAGGAGGCGAAGCGCAGCTACGGCGCGGGGCTGTCCCTGGTGGCCGCGGGGTCCCTGCACCGCTCCCACGTCCGCGCCTGGGCAGCGCTGCGCCGGGGCTGCTCCGTGGAGCTGGACGGGCCCCTGGCCCTGCGCCAGGCGCTCCACGGCTGCCTCTACTACCTGCTGAGCGCCATCCCGCCCCGGGACAGCCCCGGAGTCCCGTTCCACGGCATCAGCCCCGGCGGCTTGTCCAACGGCACCCGCGGCGAGGACTACTGGGGACACGTCTTCTGGGACCAG GACACCTGGATGTTCCCGAATATCCTGCTGCTGTATCCCGAGGCTGCCCGCGCCATCCTGCAGTACCGCATCCGCACGCTGGAGGGCGCCAAGCGCAACGCGCGGGAACAAGGCTACgag GGCGCGAAGTTCCCGTGGGAGAGCGCAGCCACTGGCCGGGAAGTGTGTCCTGAGGAGATCTACGGAGCCCAGGAAATCCACGTTACCGGGGATGTCCTGATGGCCTTCGAGCAGTATTACTGCACCACGCAG GACCAGAAGCTGTTCCGGGAGGATGgaggctgggagctggtggAAGCTGTGGCTCGGTACTGGTGCAGCAGGATGGTGTGGaatgaggaggagcagctctaCCACATCAGAG GTGTCATGCCCCCAGACGAGTACCACAGCCAGGTCGATAACTCTGCTTACACCAATGCCGTGGCCCAGCGCAG CTTAAATTTTGCCACTGACCTGGCTCGggacctgctgctcctggtgccagAGGAGTGGGAGGACTGTGCCAGGAAAATCAAAGTGCCGTTTGATGAGGAGAGGAAATACCACCCTGAGTATGATGGCTACAGCCCAG gtgagcCAGTGAAACAGGCAGATGTGGTCCTGCTGGGGTTCCCGCTGATGCATCCCATGAGTGCCGAGGTCCGGAGGAACGACCTGGAGATGTACGAGCCCGTCACCGACCCGGCCGGGCCAGCCATGACCTGG AGCATGTTTGCCGTGGGCTGGctggagctgaaggagctgcagagagcccagagccaGCTGAAAAAGTGCTTCAGCAACATCACGGAACCTTTCAAG gtctgGGTGGAGAACTCGGATGGATCAGGAGCTGTGAACTTCCTGACAGGGATGGGTGGATTCCTGCAGGTCGTCCTCTTCGGCTTCACGGGGTTCAG GATCACGAGGTCCGGCCTCCTCTTCGATCCCGCCTTTCCCGACGATATCACCAAGCTGGAAGTCTCCAGCGTCTCCTACTTAGGCAACAAACTGGAGGTCACCATCACCAGGGAGAAGATCAGGATGGAAGTGACTGAGACCTCCCAGGACCCTCCAGCATCTCCCCTGGAAGCTGTGCTGGAGTCGGGACAGCGCTTTCCCCTGTGGGAAG gGCAGAGTGTCTCCTTCCCCACAGCACCTGGATGGATCCAGAGGTCACCCAGCAGGACCCCCTGA
- the LOC128789764 gene encoding cytochrome c oxidase subunit 8B, mitochondrial-like produces the protein MIPKPLALSQLQSEEQRDRPESAMRGFQRGSQLLAAALRISRVPQAQIRSHPAEHPLSAGEQAIALTLMFSSFLLPTAWVLSNIYNYRSRPE, from the exons ATGATCCCAAAGCCGCTGGCATTGAGCCAG ctgcagagcgAGGAGCAGCGGGATCGCCCTGAGAGCGCCATGAGGGGTTTCCAGAggggctcccagctcctggcagctgcactCAGGATCAGCCGGGTCCCCCAGGCACAGATCCGCTCCCACCCCGCTGAGCACCCACTCTCTGCCGGT GAACAAGCCATCGCCCTCACCCTGATGTTCTcatccttcctgctgcccacagcctggGTCCTGAGCAACATCTACAACTACAGGAGCAGGCCTGAgtga
- the PSMD13 gene encoding 26S proteasome non-ATPase regulatory subunit 13, with product MKDVPGFLQQSQSAGPGQAAVWHRLEELYNKKLWHQLTLQVLDFVQDPCFAQGDGLIKLYENFISEFEHRVNPLSLVEIILHVVRQMTDPNVALTFLEKTREKVKSSDEAVILCKTAIGALKLNIGDLQVTKETIEEVEEMLNTLPGVTSVHSRFYDLSSKYYQTVGNHAAYYKDALRFLGCIEVKDLPVSEQQERAFTLGLAGLLGEGVYNFGELLMHPVLESLRSTDRQWLIDTLFAFNSGNVETFQALKSAWGQQPDLAANEALLLQKIQLLCLMEMTFTRPANHRQLTFEEIAKSAKVTVNEVELLVMKALSVGLVKGSIDEVDKRVHMTWVQPRVLDLQQIKGMKDRLEFWCTDVRSMEMLVEHQAHDILT from the exons atgaAGGACGTGCCgggcttcctgcagcagagccagagcgcggggccgggccagGCCGCCGTGTGGCACCGCCTCGAGGAGCTCTACAACAAGAA gctgtggCACCAGCTCACTCTGCAGGTGCTGGACTTCGTGCAGGACCCCTGCTTCGCCCAGGGAGATGGGCTCATCAAG CTCTACGAGAACTTCATCAGCGAGTTTGAGCACAG ggtGAACCCCCTGTCCCTGGTGGAGATTATCCTGCACGTGGTGCGGCAGATGACAG ATCCCAATGTGGCCCTGACTTTTCTGGAGAAGACCCGGGAAAAG GTGAAGAGCAGCGACGAGGCCGTGATCCTGTGCAAAACAGCCATCGGGGCCCTCAAGCTCAACATCGGGGACCTGCAGGTCACCAAG GAGACCATCGAGGAGGTGGAGGAGATGCTGAACACCCTGCCCGGGGTGACATCAGTGCACAGCCGCTTCTACGACCTCTCCAGCAAGTACTACCAGACCGTGGGGAACCACGCCGCCTACTACAAGGATGCACTGCGCTTCCTGGGCTGCATCGAGGTCAAGGACCTGCCAG tatcagagcagcaggagagagccTTCACCCTGGGGCTGGCCGGGCTGCTGGGAGAAGGCGTCTACAACTTTGGGGAGCTG ctgatGCACCCCGTGCTGGAGTCCCTGCGCAGCACAGACCGGCAGTGGCTCATTGACACCCTCTTCGCCTTCAACAGCGGCAATGTGGAGACCTTCCAGGCCCTCAAGTCGGCCTGGGGGCAGCAG cCCGACCTGGCTGCAAACGAAGCGCTCCTGCTGCAGAAGATCCAGCTGTTGTGTCTCATGGAG ATGACTTTCACCCGCCCAGCCAACCACCGCCAGCTCACCTTCGAGGAGATTGCCAAGAGTGCCAAAGTCACCGTCAATGAG gtggagctgctggtgaTGAAGGCTCTCTCAGTGGGGCTGGTGAAGGGCAGCATCGACGAGGTGGACAAGAGGGTGCACATGACATGGGTGCAGCCACGGGTGCTGGACCTGCAGCAG ATCAAGGGGATGAAGGATCGCCTGGAGTTCTGGTGCACGGACGTGCGGAGCATGGAGATGCTGGTGGAGCACCAAGCCCACGACATCCTGACATAG
- the SIRT3 gene encoding NAD-dependent protein deacetylase sirtuin-3, mitochondrial isoform X1 — protein sequence MERGARALLAAAWRSLWERGPCHGGSAARAARGGGDGKGLAGGGAGRIQGSRPFCLSTAAKAILGRWGGDEGKQKLTLKDVAKLLRKKECRRVVVMAGAGISTPSGIPDFRSPGSGLYSNLEQYDIPYPEAIFELGYFFVNPKPFFTLAKELYPGNYRPNSAHYFLRLLHDKGLLLRLYTQNIDGLERAAGIPPDRLVEAHGTFATATCTVCQRNFPGEDFRGDVMGDRIPRCPVCTGVVKPDIVFFGEQLPQRFLLHLTDFPMADLLFVIGTSLEVEPFASLAGAVRSSVPRVLINRELVGPFAWQQRHNDVAQLGDVVGGVEKLVELLGWNDEMQTLIQKEKEKLDAKDK from the exons ATGGAGCGCGGGGCGCGGGCGCTGCTGGCGGCCG CCTGGAGGAGCCTGTGGGAGCGCGGGCCCTGCCATGGCGGCAGCGCGGCACGGGCCGCCCGGGGCGGCGGGGACGGCAAGGGGCTGGCCGGCGGCGGAGCCGGGAG gatCCAAGGCTCCAGGCCCTTCTGTCTGAGCACAGCTGCCAAAGCCATTTTGGGCAGGTGGGGAGGTGATGAGGGGAAGCAGAAGCTCACCTTGAAGGACGTGGCCAAGCTGCTCCGGAAGAAGGAATGTCGGCGCGTGGTGGTGATGGCCGGTGCCGGGATCAGCACGCCCAGCGGCATCCCGGACTTCAG gtCCCCCGGGAGCGGCCTGTACAGCAACCTGGAGCAGTACGACATCCCCTACCCCGAGGCCATCTTTGAGCTCGGGTATTTCTTCGTTAACCCCAAGCCCTTCTTCACCCTGGCCAAGGAGCTCTATCCCGGCAACTACCGCCCCAATTCCGCCCACTATTTCCTGCGGCTGCTGCACGacaaggggctgctcctgcGCCTCTACACCCAGAACATCGACGGGCTGGAGAGAG CGGCTGGGATTCCTCCTGACAGGCTGGTGGAAGCCCATGGCACCTTTGCCACTGCCACCTGTACAGTGTGTCAGAGGAACTTCCCCGGAGAGGACTTCAGG GGAGATGTCATGGGGGACAGGATCCCTCGTTGCCCTGTCTGCACCGGAGTTGTCAAGCCTGACATCGTGTTCTTCGGCGAGCAGCTCCCACAGCGCTTCCTCCTGCACCTCACTGACTTCCCCATGGCAGACCTGCTCTTCGTCATCGGGACATCCCTGGAG GTGGAGCCCTTTGCCAGCCTGGCCGGAGCCGTGCGCAGCTCCGTGCCCCGGGTGCTCATCAACCGGGAGCTCGTGGGCCCCTTCGCGTGGCAGCAGCGCCACAACGACGTGGCCCAGCTCGGGGACGTGGTCGGCGGCGTCGAGaagctggtggagctgctgggctggaacgATGAGATGCAAACACTGAtccagaaggagaaagagaag CTGGATGCCAAGGACAAGTAG
- the SIRT3 gene encoding NAD-dependent protein deacetylase sirtuin-3, mitochondrial isoform X2 has protein sequence MERGARALLAAAWRSLWERGPCHGGSAARAARGGGDGKGLAGGGAGRIQGSRPFCLSTAAKAILGRWGGDEGKQKLTLKDVAKLLRKKECRRVVVMAGAGISTPSGIPDFRSPGSGLYSNLEQYDIPYPEAIFELGYFFVNPKPFFTLAKELYPGNYRPNSAHYFLRLLHDKGLLLRLYTQNIDGLERAAGIPPDRLVEAHGTFATATCTVCQRNFPGEDFRVEPFASLAGAVRSSVPRVLINRELVGPFAWQQRHNDVAQLGDVVGGVEKLVELLGWNDEMQTLIQKEKEKLDAKDK, from the exons ATGGAGCGCGGGGCGCGGGCGCTGCTGGCGGCCG CCTGGAGGAGCCTGTGGGAGCGCGGGCCCTGCCATGGCGGCAGCGCGGCACGGGCCGCCCGGGGCGGCGGGGACGGCAAGGGGCTGGCCGGCGGCGGAGCCGGGAG gatCCAAGGCTCCAGGCCCTTCTGTCTGAGCACAGCTGCCAAAGCCATTTTGGGCAGGTGGGGAGGTGATGAGGGGAAGCAGAAGCTCACCTTGAAGGACGTGGCCAAGCTGCTCCGGAAGAAGGAATGTCGGCGCGTGGTGGTGATGGCCGGTGCCGGGATCAGCACGCCCAGCGGCATCCCGGACTTCAG gtCCCCCGGGAGCGGCCTGTACAGCAACCTGGAGCAGTACGACATCCCCTACCCCGAGGCCATCTTTGAGCTCGGGTATTTCTTCGTTAACCCCAAGCCCTTCTTCACCCTGGCCAAGGAGCTCTATCCCGGCAACTACCGCCCCAATTCCGCCCACTATTTCCTGCGGCTGCTGCACGacaaggggctgctcctgcGCCTCTACACCCAGAACATCGACGGGCTGGAGAGAG CGGCTGGGATTCCTCCTGACAGGCTGGTGGAAGCCCATGGCACCTTTGCCACTGCCACCTGTACAGTGTGTCAGAGGAACTTCCCCGGAGAGGACTTCAGG GTGGAGCCCTTTGCCAGCCTGGCCGGAGCCGTGCGCAGCTCCGTGCCCCGGGTGCTCATCAACCGGGAGCTCGTGGGCCCCTTCGCGTGGCAGCAGCGCCACAACGACGTGGCCCAGCTCGGGGACGTGGTCGGCGGCGTCGAGaagctggtggagctgctgggctggaacgATGAGATGCAAACACTGAtccagaaggagaaagagaag CTGGATGCCAAGGACAAGTAG
- the SIRT3 gene encoding NAD-dependent protein deacetylase sirtuin-3, mitochondrial isoform X3 → MAGAGISTPSGIPDFRSPGSGLYSNLEQYDIPYPEAIFELGYFFVNPKPFFTLAKELYPGNYRPNSAHYFLRLLHDKGLLLRLYTQNIDGLERAAGIPPDRLVEAHGTFATATCTVCQRNFPGEDFRGDVMGDRIPRCPVCTGVVKPDIVFFGEQLPQRFLLHLTDFPMADLLFVIGTSLEVEPFASLAGAVRSSVPRVLINRELVGPFAWQQRHNDVAQLGDVVGGVEKLVELLGWNDEMQTLIQKEKEKLDAKDK, encoded by the exons ATGGCCGGTGCCGGGATCAGCACGCCCAGCGGCATCCCGGACTTCAG gtCCCCCGGGAGCGGCCTGTACAGCAACCTGGAGCAGTACGACATCCCCTACCCCGAGGCCATCTTTGAGCTCGGGTATTTCTTCGTTAACCCCAAGCCCTTCTTCACCCTGGCCAAGGAGCTCTATCCCGGCAACTACCGCCCCAATTCCGCCCACTATTTCCTGCGGCTGCTGCACGacaaggggctgctcctgcGCCTCTACACCCAGAACATCGACGGGCTGGAGAGAG CGGCTGGGATTCCTCCTGACAGGCTGGTGGAAGCCCATGGCACCTTTGCCACTGCCACCTGTACAGTGTGTCAGAGGAACTTCCCCGGAGAGGACTTCAGG GGAGATGTCATGGGGGACAGGATCCCTCGTTGCCCTGTCTGCACCGGAGTTGTCAAGCCTGACATCGTGTTCTTCGGCGAGCAGCTCCCACAGCGCTTCCTCCTGCACCTCACTGACTTCCCCATGGCAGACCTGCTCTTCGTCATCGGGACATCCCTGGAG GTGGAGCCCTTTGCCAGCCTGGCCGGAGCCGTGCGCAGCTCCGTGCCCCGGGTGCTCATCAACCGGGAGCTCGTGGGCCCCTTCGCGTGGCAGCAGCGCCACAACGACGTGGCCCAGCTCGGGGACGTGGTCGGCGGCGTCGAGaagctggtggagctgctgggctggaacgATGAGATGCAAACACTGAtccagaaggagaaagagaag CTGGATGCCAAGGACAAGTAG
- the RIC8A gene encoding synembryn-A produces the protein MELQAVVSTLESGEQDTVLKVLQVYNREKSQCFIFEDEEREERKKMAQLLIKFLERELQPSCQVTCLESIRILSRDKHCLDPFTTKEGLKTLSRHAGIDYSEELIREVPDLDVILESLKCLCNIVFSSAMAQELTAEGRLVVGLARRIKLYNERSLPHDIKFFDLRLLFLLTALRVDIRQQLAQELRGISLMTDTLELTLGVKWLDPYEVATEEGLLPPLPRQETERAMEILKVLFNITFDSSKREVDEEDAALYRHLGALLRHCLMISADGEDRTEEFHSHTVNLLGNLPLKCLDVLLTPKVRPGSLEYMGVNMDAVSILLDFLERRLDRGHKLKESLTPVLNLLTESARVHRQTRKFLKARVLPPLRDVRNRPEVGNSLRNKLVRLMTHIDTDVKHCAAEFLFVLCKESVSRFVKYTGYGNAAGLLAARGLMAGGREEGEYSEDEDTDTEEYKEAKPNINPVTGRVEEKLPNPMEGMTEEQKEHEAMKLVNMFDKLSREKVIQPMGITPSGNLAPMENAIRNIADERSSSDSDLGLD, from the exons ATGGAGCTCCAGGCTGTGGTATCCACGCTGGAAAGTGGGGAGCAGGACACGGTTCTCAAGGTGCTCCAGGTCTACAACCGAGAG aaatctCAGTGCTTCATCTTCGAGGATGAGGAGCGGGAAGAGAGGAAG AAAATGGCCCAGCTGCTGATCAAGTTCctggagagggagctgcagccatcCTGCCAAGTCACCTGCCTGGAGAGCATCCGCATCCTGTCCCGGGACAAGCACTGCCTCGACCCTTTCACCACCAAGGAAGGCCTGAAGACCCTCTCCAGGCACGCTGGCATCGATTACTCTGAGGAGCTCATCCGGGAGGTGCCAGACTTGGATGTAATCCTGGAATCCCTGAAATGCCTATGCAACATTGTGTTCAGCAGCGCCATGGCGCAGGAGCTGACGGCAGAGGGGCGGCTGGTGGTGGGGCTGGCCCGGCGCATCAAGCTCTACAACGAGCGGAGTCTTCCTCATGACATCAAGTTCTTCGACCTGCgcctgctgttcctgctgacAGCCCTCAGGGTGGACATCCGGCAGCAGCTCGCCCAGGAGCTCCGGGGAATCAGCCTCATGACAGACACCCTGGAGCTGACCCTCGGGGTCAAGTGGTTGGACCCCTACGAAGTTGCCACCGAGGAGGGACTTCTCCCACCTTTGCCTCGGCAGGAGACGGAGCGAGCCATGGAGATCCTCAAAGTGCTCTTCAACATCACCTTTGATTCCAGCAAGAGGGAGGTGGACGAG GAAGATGCTGCTTTGTACAGGCACTTGGGTGCCCTGCTGCGCCACTGCCTCATGATCTCTGCCGACGGCGAGGACCGCACCGAGGAGTTCCACAG CCACACAGTCAACCTGCTGGGCAACCTGCCCCTGAAGTGTCTGGATGTGCTCCTGACTCCCAAAGTGCGGCCGGGCTCGCTGGAGTACATGGGCGTCAACATGGATGCGGTCAGCATCCTCCTGGACTTCCTGGAGCGGCGCCTGGACAGG GGCCACAAGCTGAAGGAGAGCTTGACCCCTGTGCTGAACCTGCTGACGGAGAGTGCCCGAGTCCACCGGCAGACCAGGAAGTTCCTGAAGGCCAGG gtgctgccGCCGCTGCGGGACGTGCGGAACCGGCCGGAGGTGGGGAATTCCCTGCGGAACAAGCTGGTGAGGCTCATGACGCACATCGACACCGACGTCAAGCACTGCGCCGCCGAGTTCCTGTTCGTGCTCTGCAAGGAGAGCG TGTCCCGGTTTGTGAAGTACACGGGCTACGGGAACGCCGcggggctgctggcagcacggGGCCTCATGGCTGGCGGCCGGGAAGAGGGGGAGTACTCGGAGGATGAAGACACGGACACGGAGGAGTACAAAGAGGCAAAGCCCAA CATCAACCCTGTGACGGGACGCGTGGAGGAGAAGCTGCCCAACCCCATGGAAGGGATGACggaggagcagaaggagcaTGAAGCCATGAAATTGGTCAACATGTTTGACAAGTTGTCCAG ggagaaggTGATCCAGCCCATGGGCATCACTCCGAGCGGCAACCTGGCACCCATGGAGAACGCCATCCGCAACATCGCCGACGAGCGCTCGTCCTCTGACTCGGACCTGGGGCTGGACTGA